The following proteins are encoded in a genomic region of Catellatospora sp. TT07R-123:
- a CDS encoding aminoglycoside phosphotransferase family protein yields MKLHEDEVPVDETVVRSLLAAQCPHLSGLPLARAGAGTDNTMFRLGGELLVRVPRTPDKARSLRKEQQWLPRLAPLLSRPVPEPVHAGAPTAEFPLPWSVYRWIDGEPVRPDTVTDWAAFGTDLAAFVRDLHGIDLMGATRTGDLSWYRGGSLSASDGWISEYFAECLAFDDLGLDVAALHRLWRDALALPEPAGPHVWLHGDLRPANLLAAGGGLGAVIDFGALSVGWPDAEHSTVWDLPPLARQAYWAEVGLDEPTWLRARAWAVAVGVSGVAYYRDTYPEFVAECLARLEAVLADAATR; encoded by the coding sequence GTGAAGCTGCACGAGGACGAGGTGCCGGTCGACGAGACCGTGGTGCGGTCGCTGCTGGCCGCGCAGTGCCCGCACCTGTCCGGCCTGCCGCTGGCACGGGCCGGGGCGGGCACGGACAACACCATGTTCCGGCTGGGCGGTGAGCTGCTGGTGCGGGTGCCGCGTACGCCCGACAAGGCGCGGTCGCTGCGCAAGGAGCAACAGTGGCTGCCCCGGCTCGCGCCGCTGCTGAGCCGCCCGGTCCCGGAGCCGGTCCACGCCGGGGCGCCCACCGCGGAGTTCCCGTTGCCCTGGTCGGTCTACCGCTGGATCGACGGCGAGCCGGTCCGGCCGGACACCGTCACCGACTGGGCCGCGTTCGGCACCGACCTGGCCGCCTTCGTCCGCGACCTGCACGGCATCGACCTGATGGGCGCCACCCGCACCGGCGACCTCAGCTGGTACCGGGGCGGCAGTCTGTCCGCCAGCGACGGCTGGATCAGCGAGTACTTCGCCGAATGCCTGGCCTTCGACGACCTCGGCCTCGACGTCGCGGCTCTGCACCGGCTGTGGCGCGACGCGCTCGCCCTGCCTGAACCGGCCGGGCCGCACGTATGGCTGCACGGCGACCTGCGGCCCGCCAACCTGCTGGCGGCGGGCGGCGGGCTGGGGGCGGTCATCGACTTCGGGGCGCTGTCGGTGGGCTGGCCGGACGCGGAGCACTCGACCGTCTGGGACCTGCCGCCGCTGGCGCGCCAGGCGTACTGGGCCGAGGTCGGCCTCGACGAGCCGACCTGGCTGCGCGCCCGCGCGTGGGCGGTCGCGGTCGGCGTCAGCGGCGTCGCCTACTACCGCGACACGTACCCGGAGTTCGTCGCCGAGTGCCTGGCCAGGCTGGAGGCGGTGCTCGCCGACGCCGCGACGCGGTGA
- a CDS encoding malonic semialdehyde reductase, producing the protein MTAPPVTALPEQLQDLLFRQPRTAHAFAAEPVTEEQIQLVHDLARYGPTAFNSQPLRVVLVRSAAARERLLPHLSSGNRAKTAAAPLVAVLAADTGFPQRLPELFPYEPRAAEWFADPAQREHHARLNAALQAGYFLIAVRAAGLAAGPMSGFDPAGVDAAFFPDGRLRSFLVVLIGHPAAGPGRERPPRLGYDDVVSQV; encoded by the coding sequence GTGACCGCGCCGCCCGTCACCGCGCTGCCGGAGCAACTCCAGGACCTGCTGTTCCGGCAGCCCCGCACCGCGCACGCCTTCGCGGCCGAACCGGTCACCGAGGAGCAGATCCAGCTGGTGCACGACCTGGCCCGCTACGGGCCGACCGCGTTCAACTCGCAGCCGCTGCGGGTGGTGCTGGTCCGCTCGGCCGCGGCCCGCGAGCGGCTGCTGCCGCACCTGAGCAGCGGCAACCGGGCCAAGACGGCGGCCGCGCCGCTGGTGGCGGTGCTGGCCGCCGACACCGGGTTCCCGCAGCGGCTGCCGGAGCTGTTCCCGTACGAGCCGCGGGCCGCCGAGTGGTTCGCCGACCCGGCGCAGCGCGAGCACCACGCGCGGCTCAACGCCGCGCTACAGGCCGGGTACTTCCTCATCGCGGTGCGCGCGGCGGGGCTGGCGGCCGGGCCGATGAGCGGCTTCGATCCGGCCGGGGTCGACGCGGCGTTCTTCCCGGACGGGCGGCTGCGCTCGTTCCTGGTGGTGCTGATCGGCCATCCGGCGGCCGGCCCGGGGCGCGAGCGGCCGCCCCGGCTCGGTTACGACGACGTCGTCAGCCAGGTCTGA
- a CDS encoding family 16 glycoside hydrolase, whose protein sequence is MHQKTRHKGLLAAATGALTAAAAVVLALSSPAAAAAPLFGDDFNDGNATGWTTSGGTWSVATDGTPAYQQAGTSSDARARAGSTGWTDYTVTARVKPTAVNGSNRFVALLARVQSATSYYYVALRSNNTVELKKLVGGSSTTLATGSATFTTGTWYTLSLEVSGSTLRASVNGATPLTATDTQFASGQVGVATYYAGARFDDVAVTDGAAPSPSASASPSRSASPSPSASASPSPSTSPSSGTVYVSPTGRDSAAGTQADPTTLPSAITRVAAGGTIYLRGGTYNLSQTVTIAPGNNGTSGARKKLSAYPGETPVLNFSAMPEDPANRGLAVNGSYWHVFGVVVERAGDNGIFVGGSHNIIERTVTRYNHDTGLQLSRIASDTPRAQWPADNLILSAESHDNADSDGEDADGFAAKLTVGAGNIFRYAVSHNNIDDGWDLYTKPDTGAIDPVTIEDSLSYDNGTLSNGGQAGAGDRNGYKLGGEDIGVNHIVRRSIAYHNGKHGFTYNSNPGSMTITSNVSIDNAERNFNFDAGTSVFRSDTSCRSGSGTNDRIIGDADSSNQFWSGANGSRCSSYTGALGWSFAADGHLVVTFGGRVVTP, encoded by the coding sequence ATGCATCAGAAGACCCGGCACAAAGGACTGCTGGCCGCGGCGACCGGCGCGCTCACCGCGGCGGCCGCCGTCGTGCTCGCCCTGTCCTCCCCCGCCGCCGCCGCCGCGCCCCTGTTCGGCGACGACTTCAACGACGGCAACGCCACCGGCTGGACCACCTCCGGCGGCACCTGGTCGGTGGCCACCGACGGCACCCCCGCCTACCAGCAGGCCGGCACCAGCTCCGACGCCCGCGCCCGCGCCGGATCCACTGGCTGGACCGACTACACGGTCACCGCGCGGGTCAAGCCGACCGCCGTCAACGGCAGCAACCGCTTCGTCGCCCTGCTCGCCCGCGTGCAGTCCGCGACCAGCTACTACTACGTGGCGCTGCGCAGCAACAACACCGTCGAGCTGAAGAAGCTGGTCGGCGGTTCGTCCACGACCCTGGCCACCGGCAGCGCCACGTTCACCACCGGCACCTGGTACACGCTGAGCCTGGAGGTCTCCGGCAGCACCCTGCGCGCCTCGGTCAACGGCGCCACCCCGCTGACCGCGACCGACACCCAGTTCGCCAGCGGCCAGGTCGGCGTGGCGACGTACTACGCCGGCGCCCGGTTCGACGACGTCGCCGTCACCGACGGGGCCGCGCCGTCCCCCAGCGCCTCGGCCAGCCCGTCGCGCAGCGCGTCCCCGAGCCCGTCGGCCAGCGCCTCGCCGAGCCCGTCGACCTCGCCGTCGTCCGGCACCGTCTATGTGTCGCCGACCGGCCGCGACAGCGCCGCCGGCACCCAGGCCGACCCCACCACGCTGCCGTCGGCGATCACCCGCGTCGCCGCGGGCGGCACCATCTACCTGCGCGGCGGCACCTACAACCTGTCCCAGACCGTCACCATCGCGCCCGGCAACAACGGCACCTCCGGCGCCCGCAAGAAGCTGTCGGCCTATCCCGGCGAGACGCCGGTGCTGAACTTCTCGGCCATGCCCGAGGACCCGGCCAACCGCGGTCTGGCCGTCAACGGGTCGTACTGGCACGTCTTCGGCGTCGTCGTGGAGCGGGCCGGGGACAACGGCATCTTCGTCGGCGGCAGCCACAACATCATCGAGCGCACCGTGACCCGCTACAACCACGACACCGGGCTACAGCTGTCGCGAATCGCCTCCGACACCCCGCGCGCCCAGTGGCCGGCCGACAACCTGATCCTGAGCGCCGAGTCCCACGACAACGCCGACTCCGACGGTGAGGACGCCGACGGCTTCGCCGCCAAGCTCACCGTCGGTGCCGGCAACATCTTCCGGTACGCGGTGTCCCACAACAACATCGACGACGGCTGGGACCTCTACACCAAGCCCGACACCGGCGCGATCGACCCGGTGACCATCGAGGACTCGCTGTCGTACGACAACGGGACCCTGAGCAACGGCGGCCAGGCCGGCGCGGGCGACCGCAACGGCTACAAGCTCGGCGGCGAGGACATCGGCGTCAACCACATCGTGCGGCGCAGCATCGCCTACCACAACGGCAAGCACGGCTTCACCTACAACAGCAACCCCGGCTCGATGACGATCACCAGCAACGTCAGCATCGACAACGCCGAGCGCAACTTCAACTTCGACGCCGGGACCTCGGTGTTCCGCAGCGACACGTCCTGCCGTTCGGGCAGCGGCACCAACGACCGGATCATCGGCGACGCCGACAGCTCGAACCAGTTCTGGAGCGGCGCCAACGGCTCCCGGTGCTCGTCGTACACCGGTGCGCTGGGCTGGTCCTTCGCCGCCGACGGCCACCTGGTGGTGACCTTCGGCGGCCGCGTGGTCACGCCGTGA
- a CDS encoding substrate-binding domain-containing protein, protein MTLSEPALLPAQRRERLLADLRTHGTLRVSEIARALGVTTVTVRRDLAQLADEGAIERVHGGIRLPRGADTPPPLPAAVEDPGRPAGGDEATRPAVGMVVPSLDYYWPEIIRGARDAAPDAGVRVVLRGSSYDDVADVRRQASWLLETVGVEGLLIAPPTVGDEAAALISWLAGLAVPVVFVERTATVGPYQEHVESVSTDHAFGASLAVRHLAAEGHRRVGFLASASSPTTAAVRRGWRRTCTDLGLDLDGTPEVISSDHREPGWGDDVDRAIDACAATATTALLVHSDREAISLIARCEERGIRIPRDLAVVAYDDEVAGLANPALSAIRPAKYTIGETAMELLSKRIQGGADRPVHRVRISPQLIVRDTSRVPGPR, encoded by the coding sequence GTGACGTTGTCCGAGCCCGCGCTGCTGCCCGCCCAGCGCCGCGAGCGGCTGTTGGCCGACCTGCGCACCCACGGGACGCTGCGGGTCAGCGAGATCGCCCGCGCCCTGGGCGTCACCACGGTCACCGTGCGCCGCGACCTCGCCCAGCTCGCCGACGAGGGCGCCATCGAGCGCGTCCACGGCGGCATCCGGCTGCCGCGCGGCGCTGACACCCCGCCGCCGCTGCCCGCCGCCGTGGAGGACCCGGGCCGCCCGGCCGGCGGCGACGAGGCGACCCGGCCCGCCGTCGGCATGGTCGTGCCGTCGCTGGACTACTACTGGCCGGAGATCATCCGCGGGGCCCGCGACGCCGCCCCCGACGCGGGCGTACGGGTGGTGCTGCGCGGCTCCTCCTACGACGACGTCGCCGACGTGCGCCGCCAGGCGTCCTGGCTGCTGGAGACGGTCGGGGTCGAGGGCCTGCTGATCGCCCCGCCGACCGTCGGCGACGAGGCCGCGGCCCTGATCTCCTGGCTGGCGGGGCTCGCGGTCCCGGTCGTGTTCGTCGAGCGGACCGCCACGGTCGGCCCGTACCAGGAGCACGTCGAATCCGTCTCCACCGACCACGCGTTCGGGGCGAGCCTCGCGGTGCGGCACCTGGCCGCCGAGGGCCACCGCCGGGTCGGGTTCCTGGCCTCGGCCAGCAGCCCGACGACCGCCGCGGTGCGGCGCGGGTGGCGGCGCACCTGCACCGACCTGGGCCTGGACCTCGACGGAACCCCGGAGGTCATCTCCTCCGACCATCGCGAACCGGGCTGGGGCGACGACGTCGACCGCGCGATCGACGCGTGCGCCGCGACCGCGACGACCGCGCTGCTGGTGCACTCCGACCGCGAGGCGATCTCGCTGATCGCCCGGTGCGAGGAGCGCGGCATCCGGATCCCGCGCGACCTGGCCGTCGTCGCGTACGACGACGAGGTCGCGGGCCTGGCCAACCCCGCGCTGAGCGCGATCCGCCCGGCCAAGTACACCATCGGCGAGACCGCGATGGAGCTGCTGTCCAAGCGCATCCAGGGCGGCGCGGACCGGCCCGTGCACCGGGTGCGGATCAGCCCGCAGCTCATCGTGCGCGACACGAGCCGGGTGCCCGGACCGCGCTGA
- a CDS encoding hydroxyacid dehydrogenase, with translation MYRPQALLVMRPETFRIQFGPQELERLRSLAELGDPVWSDDIDSPQTRARLAETEVLLTSWGCPPLTPARLAAAPALRAVLHCAGSVRHLVSDELWRRGILVTSAAAANATPVAEYTLAAIIFAGKKAHVLAAESRLRPADWDAVHHREDLSNHGRTIGIVGFSRIGRRVVDRLRALDTAEVLVTDPYGDPAAVAAAGARLVDLDVLLAASSIVSLHLPELPQTRHAIGARELALLPDGATVINTARGAVLDTAALERECATGRLNAILDVTDPEPLPAGSLLSQLPNVMITPHIAGSLGSETRRLSAHALDELERLVRGEPPLDAVTSEALEVSA, from the coding sequence ATGTACCGTCCGCAGGCCCTGCTCGTGATGCGGCCCGAGACGTTCCGGATCCAGTTCGGTCCGCAGGAGCTGGAGCGGCTGCGGTCGCTGGCCGAGCTCGGCGACCCGGTGTGGTCCGACGACATCGACTCCCCGCAGACCCGGGCCCGCCTGGCCGAGACGGAGGTGCTGCTCACCTCCTGGGGCTGCCCGCCCCTGACGCCGGCCCGCCTGGCGGCCGCCCCCGCGCTGCGCGCCGTCCTGCACTGCGCGGGCAGCGTGCGGCACCTGGTCTCCGACGAGCTGTGGCGGCGCGGCATCCTGGTCACCAGCGCCGCGGCGGCCAACGCCACGCCCGTCGCCGAGTACACCCTCGCCGCGATCATCTTCGCGGGCAAGAAGGCCCACGTGCTGGCCGCCGAGTCGCGGCTGCGCCCGGCCGACTGGGACGCCGTGCACCACCGCGAGGACCTGTCCAACCACGGCCGCACCATCGGCATCGTCGGCTTCTCCCGGATCGGCCGCCGCGTGGTCGACCGGCTGCGCGCCCTCGACACCGCCGAGGTCCTGGTCACCGACCCGTACGGCGATCCCGCCGCCGTCGCCGCCGCGGGCGCCCGCCTGGTCGACCTCGACGTGCTGCTCGCCGCCTCGTCGATCGTGTCCCTGCACCTGCCCGAGCTGCCGCAGACCCGGCACGCCATCGGCGCCCGCGAACTCGCGCTGCTGCCCGACGGCGCCACGGTCATCAACACCGCGCGCGGCGCCGTGCTCGACACCGCGGCCCTGGAGCGCGAGTGCGCCACCGGACGGCTCAACGCGATCCTCGACGTCACCGACCCCGAGCCGCTGCCCGCCGGGTCGTTGCTGTCGCAGCTGCCCAACGTCATGATCACACCGCACATCGCGGGCTCGCTCGGCTCGGAGACCCGCCGGCTGAGCGCGCACGCCCTCGACGAGCTGGAACGACTGGTCCGCGGCGAGCCCCCGCTGGACGCGGTCACCAGCGAGGCCCTGGAGGTCAGCGCATGA
- a CDS encoding DUF2264 domain-containing protein yields MSISPYTGWTRTEWAGLADRMLAAAWRHASPTGARITPPGAPGGYGTAVDGLEGFARTFLLAGFRVAGEQGRDPDNLLERYARGIAAGTDPDSSERWVTPREHGQAKVEAASIALILDLTRPWLWDRLDAGVQERVVAYLAQVVGDDTYPRNNWAWFRIVVEQFLASVGGPWSRGDMEADLARHESFARAGGWYSDGDERSYDHYVGWALHLYPIMWARMAGAQELAAPRLPEYRRRLDGFLLDAVRLVGADGCPLVQGRSLVYRFAAAAPFWAGAVAGSDALDPGLLRRAASGIVKHFTDRGAPDADGLLTLGWYHPWRRMAQRYSGTASPYWASKGMLGLALPADHPVWTAVEQPLPVEQEDQLAVVAAPGWALAGTRADGVVRVYNHGTDHARPGDRTTDSPLYARLGYSTATAPALDDDGWDQPFDQSVVLLDATGQATHRSGFTTLDVRLSDGGEAAVLASRARCRWMRPDRAAPDHGSGLPGEAVDAATVTTVSLVRGAWEVRAVHVDPDGAPGWDQVVGLRLGGWPVAVAGPGGTGSRPLYAEAEGTAHTSTAAGLHGLTAAGVHLARDAGPLGEWTAIPWLRAVPAPGSWHLAALALNGGARAPLAQLDGPEDAPVVQVTWPDGARTTAALPLPPTETHHHAQNRSRAA; encoded by the coding sequence ATGAGCATCTCGCCGTACACCGGCTGGACCCGCACCGAGTGGGCGGGGCTGGCCGACCGCATGCTCGCCGCCGCGTGGCGGCACGCCTCGCCGACCGGTGCCCGGATCACCCCGCCGGGAGCGCCCGGCGGATACGGCACCGCCGTCGACGGGCTGGAGGGGTTCGCCCGCACATTCCTGCTCGCCGGGTTCCGTGTCGCCGGTGAGCAGGGCCGCGACCCGGACAACCTGCTGGAGCGGTATGCCCGCGGCATCGCCGCCGGCACCGACCCGGACAGCTCCGAGCGGTGGGTGACCCCGCGCGAGCACGGCCAGGCGAAGGTGGAGGCGGCGTCGATCGCGCTGATCCTCGACCTGACCCGCCCGTGGCTGTGGGACCGGCTCGACGCGGGCGTGCAGGAGCGGGTCGTGGCCTACCTGGCCCAGGTAGTCGGCGACGACACCTACCCGCGCAACAACTGGGCGTGGTTCCGGATCGTGGTCGAGCAGTTCCTCGCCTCGGTCGGCGGCCCGTGGTCGCGCGGGGACATGGAGGCCGACCTGGCCCGGCACGAGTCGTTCGCCCGCGCGGGCGGCTGGTACAGCGACGGCGACGAGCGCAGCTACGACCACTACGTCGGCTGGGCGCTGCACCTCTACCCGATCATGTGGGCGCGGATGGCGGGCGCGCAGGAGCTGGCCGCGCCCCGGCTGCCGGAATACCGCCGCCGCCTGGACGGCTTCCTGCTCGACGCCGTACGCCTGGTCGGCGCGGACGGCTGCCCGCTGGTGCAGGGCCGCAGCCTGGTCTACCGGTTCGCGGCCGCCGCGCCGTTCTGGGCCGGGGCCGTGGCGGGCTCCGACGCCCTCGACCCCGGCCTGCTGCGCCGCGCGGCGTCCGGGATCGTCAAGCACTTCACCGACCGGGGCGCCCCCGACGCCGACGGGCTGCTCACGCTCGGCTGGTACCACCCGTGGCGGCGCATGGCCCAGCGCTACTCCGGGACCGCCTCCCCCTACTGGGCGTCCAAGGGCATGCTCGGCCTGGCGCTGCCCGCCGACCATCCGGTGTGGACCGCGGTCGAGCAGCCGCTTCCGGTCGAGCAGGAGGACCAGCTCGCCGTGGTCGCCGCGCCCGGGTGGGCGCTGGCGGGCACCCGGGCCGACGGGGTCGTGCGGGTCTACAACCACGGCACCGACCACGCCCGCCCCGGCGACCGCACCACCGACTCGCCGCTGTACGCGCGGCTGGGCTACTCCACCGCGACCGCCCCGGCGCTGGACGACGACGGCTGGGACCAGCCGTTCGACCAGTCGGTGGTGCTGCTGGACGCGACCGGTCAGGCCACCCACCGCAGCGGCTTCACCACCCTGGACGTACGCCTGAGCGACGGCGGCGAGGCCGCGGTGCTGGCCTCGCGCGCCCGCTGCCGCTGGATGCGGCCCGACCGCGCCGCCCCCGACCACGGCTCCGGCCTGCCCGGCGAGGCTGTCGACGCGGCCACGGTCACCACCGTGTCGCTGGTGCGCGGCGCCTGGGAGGTCCGGGCCGTACACGTCGACCCCGACGGTGCGCCCGGCTGGGACCAGGTCGTCGGGCTGCGGCTGGGCGGCTGGCCGGTCGCCGTCGCCGGACCGGGCGGCACCGGATCGAGGCCGCTGTACGCCGAGGCCGAGGGCACCGCCCACACCTCGACCGCGGCGGGGCTGCACGGACTGACCGCCGCCGGGGTGCACCTGGCCCGCGACGCGGGGCCGCTGGGGGAGTGGACCGCGATCCCGTGGCTGCGGGCCGTACCCGCGCCGGGGTCCTGGCACCTCGCGGCCCTGGCGCTCAACGGCGGCGCGCGAGCACCGCTGGCGCAGCTCGACGGACCCGAGGACGCGCCGGTCGTCCAGGTCACCTGGCCCGACGGGGCCCGCACGACGGCGGCGCTGCCCCTGCCGCCGACCGAAACGCACCACCACGCACAGAACCGATCCCGCGCCGCGTGA